A genome region from Thalassococcus arenae includes the following:
- a CDS encoding DUF1992 domain-containing protein, producing the protein MPKLAPLTEQQIQKARPAGRFDALEGAGKPLPDRPGNAFVSAGAADGFRFMAQAGVVPEEIAVKKQIAALRARLDATRDPCARREAMAELARLQMRMAIASEARRRFLRD; encoded by the coding sequence ATGCCAAAGCTTGCACCGCTCACCGAACAGCAGATCCAGAAGGCCCGGCCTGCCGGCCGGTTCGATGCGCTGGAAGGCGCGGGCAAGCCTTTGCCCGACCGGCCCGGCAACGCGTTCGTATCGGCCGGTGCTGCGGACGGGTTCCGGTTCATGGCGCAGGCCGGCGTGGTGCCCGAGGAGATCGCGGTGAAGAAACAGATCGCCGCGCTGCGGGCCCGCCTCGACGCCACGCGCGACCCCTGCGCCCGGCGCGAGGCGATGGCCGAACTCGCACGGTTGCAGATGCGGATGGCGATCGCCTCGGAAGCGCGCCGTCGCTTTCTTCGCGACTGA